From the Gammaproteobacteria bacterium genome, the window TCGTTTTCTACTTTTTCATCGTAGTAAGCGATAGTATATTTTTTCATACGCCATTATTAGCATATTTGCTAATAATCGGCAAGTAAATTTTTAGTCTAATCAGTACACTCAATCTAGAGGTTTTATGTACCAGAAAAACCCCTATAAAAATCGGTACAATCAGAGAATAAAGGTGACTTTACAAAACCATTAAAGTATCCTCTAAAAAATTAGAGTAAAAGATACTAAAAGGTAAAAAAGCGATGAGGGTAGGGTACGCTAGGGTGAGTAGCAATTCCCAGGATGTAGACTTACAACGCCAAGCGCTTCAACAAGCGGGCTGTACCAAGATCTACTGTGAATCGATCAGTGGCAAAGATAATCACCGTCCTGAGTTACAAGCAATGCTGGAAGGTCTCAGAAAAGACGATACGGTGGTGGTTTACAAAATCGATCGAATCGCGCGTTCCTTGAAAGGGCTCATCGACATCATTGAAATCATCAACACTAAACAGGTAGATTTTCTTTCATTAGACTCATGCGATAAAGTCGATACCACCAGCCCGATGGGTCGCGCTTTCTTTCAAATCGCAGGTGTCTTTGCGGAACTGGAACGTGGCATGATCAACAGCCGCACCAAAGCAGGGATTCAAAAAGCACGTGCAGACGGTGTCAAATTTGGTCGGGTGCAGGGGAGTCAAAACAAAACGACACTGGCTAAACAGGAAAAAGTCCGCATCTTCT encodes:
- a CDS encoding recombinase family protein, with the translated sequence MSSNSQDVDLQRQALQQAGCTKIYCESISGKDNHRPELQAMLEGLRKDDTVVVYKIDRIARSLKGLIDIIEIINTKQVDFLSLDSCDKVDTTSPMGRAFFQIAGVFAELERGMINSRTKAGIQKARADGVKFGRVQGSQNKTTLAKQEKVRIFLHAGQSYDWIAKELSVSKKTIADVKKSLQKW